From Acidianus brierleyi:
GAATTTTTCTCCTTATTTCAATTATTTTTGGTTCTATTTGTTTAGCTTCATTTAAAATTGATGTATAATTCATGGACTAAGAAAGTAAATAATAGTTAAATATTTTAATGTTTCAAGAATGCGTTTTGAGCCTTAGTCAACAATAAGAATAATTCTTAATAAAATTAAGTTATAGAAGCTAAAAACTTAAATTATCAACTACATAAGATTATTTAATGTTAGAGATTTCAGATGGAGATCTGATAGCTCAAATAATGGAAGAGGGAGCATACTTATATTCATTAACAAAGTCTGGAAAAGATGTTATTTTGAAAGGAAAAGAAAGGAAAACTCATGGGGGAATGGCACTTTTAATTCCTTATGCCAATAGAGTGAAGGATGGAGAATATATTTGGGAAGATAAAAAATATGAATTGCCAAAAAACTCTGAAGGTAATGCCATACACGGTCTTATAATGGATAAACTGTTTGACGTTAAATTCAAGGGTAAAAGTAGAGTAACTTTAGAATACCTATTAAGCCATCCTGGATATCCTTCTACCTTAAGAATAACTATAACGTATTCTGTTGTATTTGATCTCCTTGATGTATTCATAACTGTTAAAAACGAAGGCGAAGTTAGCGCTCCTTTAGTTGTAGGTGCACATCCTTATTTTCTAGTTAGAGGCAAATGGTCGATAACTCCAGATAGAGTTAGAAGGTGTCTAATGGAAAACAAAATACCTACTGGAAATGTTGAAGATTTTAGAATAGTTCAGAAAGATTACGATGACTGTTTTATAATAGAGAATAGGGAAATTACTCTGAAATCCGATTATTCTACAGTTGCAATAGAGAAAAGTAATATGGATTATATTCAGTTATACACTGGTGAACCAGGCGCTGTTGCAGTAGAACCCATGTCTGGAGCTCCAGATGCATATCATAATGGACTAGGGTTGATAATTTTGGAACCATCAAAAAGTCGTGATTTTAATTTTACTATTTCAGCAGTTATTCATTAAGGGGAATATTATTGCCTAAAAAATTTAGATTGAACCCAAAACCTTACGAGATACTTAAAATGTCTTCTTTATTACTCTTAGTTTACTCTTTTTCTTTTTCAATAACATACGAACTTGATCATAGTCTATTTTCCTATTTATCAATAATAGCATCTACTTTTTTTATTTTTGGATTCGGATATTATGTTAGGAAAGCATTTAATAATATGAGTGAAGAATACGGTCTAATAATAAAAGTATCTCCTGTCCTCTTTATTGGC
This genomic window contains:
- a CDS encoding aldose 1-epimerase; amino-acid sequence: MLEISDGDLIAQIMEEGAYLYSLTKSGKDVILKGKERKTHGGMALLIPYANRVKDGEYIWEDKKYELPKNSEGNAIHGLIMDKLFDVKFKGKSRVTLEYLLSHPGYPSTLRITITYSVVFDLLDVFITVKNEGEVSAPLVVGAHPYFLVRGKWSITPDRVRRCLMENKIPTGNVEDFRIVQKDYDDCFIIENREITLKSDYSTVAIEKSNMDYIQLYTGEPGAVAVEPMSGAPDAYHNGLGLIILEPSKSRDFNFTISAVIH